The following proteins come from a genomic window of Nicotiana tomentosiformis chromosome 12, ASM39032v3, whole genome shotgun sequence:
- the LOC104100947 gene encoding uncharacterized protein, with product MGLKLFEGDNDDVEKLDKIEINEEFARRYEHNKKREDLQRLEELKKKGLIDDSDNEDSSEDDEEEEEEEDLNPSSNLKFIDVLLKIKKGDPILNNKDATLFVSESESESNSELKEKSKDEKKKKKNKPKYLKDVVFKHLIEGGPEFGDKKDDEEEEEKKVKTYFEEQEDLRKEFLNADKEDEDAEDLFKVKVNGKRGDELGDDEEVSTEFAKKLDEAFGEDDKFLKDYFGKEMWKDDKKRKREDVEEVEFSEDEEEIERQEDYERDFNFRFEENGGDRVWGHSRKVEGSVRKKANARKLQRERKEERMVQAEEERKEELKRLKNLKKKEMREKLEKIKETAGIGEDEVCLLDVADLEEEFDPNDHDRKMKKAFDDAYYEANDMDPEFGSDKDEYDAELEKPEFDKEDELLGYNVGEPRDDNDVAEEDKHKKKKKRKRTSKGTNTVKEHLMEEYYKLDYEDTIGELKTRFKYRPVKAKRFGLTPEEILTIEDKNLNQYVSLKKLAPYREKEWKLPLCKAHQAKKTLKGEISDVLEAEKKPKFDNKENFAGETDGTSKQSRRSRWRKKKAEYKLSAARLKAYSGNISESKRKKN from the coding sequence ATGGGGTTGAAGCTATTCGAGGGTGATAATGATGACGTTGAGAAGCTGGACAAGATTGAGATCAATGAGGAATTTGCCCGTCGATACGAGCATAACAAGAAGAGAGAGGACTTACaaaggctggaagagctgaagaAGAAAGGCCTCATCGATGACTCTGACAACGAAGACTCCTCTGAAgacgacgaagaagaagaagaggaggaggatttGAACCCTTCGAGTAATTTAAAGTTCATTGATGTTTTGCTTAAGATAAAGAAAGGTGATCCAATTTTGAATAATAAAGATGCTACGTTATTCGTTTCTGAATCTGAATCTGAATCAAATTCCGAGTTGAAGGAGAAGTCTAAGGacgagaagaaaaagaaaaagaataagccAAAGTACTTGAAGGATGTAGTTTTTAAGCATTTGATTGAGGGGGGTCCGGAGTTTGGAGATAAAAAAgacgacgaagaagaagaagagaagaaagtgaAGACATATTTTGAGGAGCAAGAGGATTTGAGAAAGGAATTTTTGAATGCTGATAAGGAGGATGAGGATGCAGAGGACTTGTTTAAGGTGAAGGTGAATGGGAAAAGAGGGGATGAGTTAGGAGATGACGAGGAGGTTTCTACGGAGTTTGCTAAGAAGTTGGATGAGGCTTTTGGAGAGGATGACAAGTTTTTAAAGGATTATTTTGGGAAAGAGATGTGGAAGGATGATAAGAAACGAAAGAGAGAAGATGTGGAGGAGGTGGAGTTTTCGGAGGATGAGGAGGAAATTGAGAGGCAAGAGGATTACGAGAGAGATTTTAATTTTAGATTTGAGGAAAATGGGGGTGATCGAGTGTGGGGACATTCAAGGAAAGTGGAGGGATCAGTGAGAAAGAAGGCGAACGCGAGGAAGTTGCAGAGGGAGAGAAAAGAAGAGAGGATGGTTCAAGCGGAGGAGGAAAGAAAAGAGGAGTTGAAACGGTTAAAGAATTTGAAGAAGAAGGAGATGAGGGAGAAGCTTGAGAAGATCAAAGAGACCGCGGGGATAGGAGAGGACGAGGTTTGCTTGTTGGATGTCGCTGATTTGGAGGAGGAATTTGATCCGAATGACCATGATAGAAAGATGAAAAAGGCTTTCGACGATGCCTACTATGAGGCAAATGATATGGATCCTGAATTTGGAAGTGATAAGGATGAATATGATGCCGAACTTGAGAAGCCAGAATTTGACAAGGAAGATGAATTACTTGGATACAATGTGGGCGAACCTCGCGATGATAATGATGTGGCTGAAGAAGATAaacataagaagaagaagaagaggaagcgGACGAGTAAAGGAACGAATACAGTTAAAGAACATCTAATGGAAGAGTATTACAAGTTGGACTATGAGGATACAATTGGGGAGTTGAAGACAAGATTCAAGTATAGGCCGGTTAAGGCGAAGAGATTTGGGCTAACACCAGAGGAGATATTAACAATTGAGGATAAAAATTTAAACCAGTATGTCTCTTTGAAGAAGTTAGCACCTTATAGAGAAAAAGAATGGAAACTACCCCTTTGTAAAGCTCATCAAGCGAAAAAGACACTTAAAGGAGAAATATCAGATGTTCTAGAAGCTGAAAAAAAGCCTAAGTTTGATAACAAGGAAAATTTTGCTGGTGAGACAGATGGTACAAGCAAACAATCGAGGCGAAGTAGGTGGCGGAAGAAAAAAGCTGAGTATAAGCTATCTGCAGCAAGGCTTAAGGCATATTCAGGTAACATATCAGagtcaaagagaaaaaagaatTAG